The Ornithinibacillus sp. 4-3 region ATCTACAGCATGTGTAGCATGTTCATTACTAAACCCTTCAATTTTTAGCTGTTCAATTAAACCACTTCTTGAAAAACTTAAATAATCTAAGTAATTCTCAGCCATTTTTACTGCTTGATCTTACCAATCAATAGTTATTTGATTTACTCCATAAGTAGCATTTTCATCATCAAAACCTTAACGTTTCATGTAACTTTAGAAAAATCATAAGACCTACTTTATTTAGATGAAGAATTTAAAACTCTAA contains the following coding sequences:
- a CDS encoding Ltp family lipoprotein; this translates as MAENYLDYLSFSRSGLIEQLKIEGFSNEHATHAVDEVGL